The following coding sequences lie in one Caproicibacterium argilliputei genomic window:
- the rhaD gene encoding rhamnulose-1-phosphate aldolase: MEMTDLKFMQGYIRMCNDGWLQGWHERNGGNLTYRMTAKEAEAARPFFGAPREWVEMDVQAKNLAGEFFVTTGSGKYLRNVVLSPAENIGIVEINAAGNGYRIVWGLENGAKPTSEFPTHFLNHSVRKTASGGTNRVIYHCHATNVIALTYLLPLTDRDFTRALWQSATECPVVFPAGVGVVPWMVPGGREIALATSKKMETYDAAVWAQHGLFVSGPDFDTAFGLAHTIEKSAEIYWKVLAGGQGKIRQTITDDDLRAIARDFGVTLNEAFLD; this comes from the coding sequence ATGGAAATGACAGATTTAAAATTTATGCAGGGATATATTCGGATGTGCAACGACGGCTGGCTGCAGGGGTGGCACGAACGCAACGGCGGCAACTTGACTTACCGCATGACTGCTAAAGAAGCAGAGGCTGCCCGACCGTTTTTCGGCGCTCCGCGCGAGTGGGTGGAGATGGATGTGCAGGCGAAGAACCTGGCAGGCGAATTCTTTGTGACCACCGGCAGCGGCAAGTACTTGCGCAATGTTGTTTTAAGTCCGGCGGAAAATATCGGTATTGTGGAGATTAACGCGGCCGGCAACGGCTACCGTATTGTCTGGGGATTGGAAAACGGCGCGAAGCCGACCAGCGAATTCCCAACGCATTTTCTGAACCACAGTGTCCGCAAAACCGCTTCCGGCGGAACCAACCGCGTGATTTATCACTGCCACGCAACCAATGTGATTGCGCTGACGTATCTTTTGCCGCTGACCGACCGTGACTTTACCCGTGCTTTGTGGCAAAGCGCGACTGAGTGTCCGGTGGTTTTCCCGGCAGGCGTGGGTGTGGTGCCGTGGATGGTTCCTGGCGGGCGCGAAATTGCGTTGGCAACCAGCAAGAAAATGGAAACCTATGACGCTGCTGTCTGGGCACAGCACGGTCTGTTTGTTTCCGGGCCGGATTTTGATACGGCATTCGGGCTGGCACACACAATTGAGAAGAGTGCGGAAATTTATTGGAAGGTCTTGGCCGGCGGGCAGGGAAAAATCCGTCAGACCATTACGGACGATGACCTGCGTGCCATTGCACGGGACTTCGGCGTAACGCTGAACGAAGCGTTCTTAGATTAA
- a CDS encoding L-rhamnose/proton symporter RhaT → MGAAYALLLVSGICQGSFGLGYKKYSPFSWEAFWWVYSLCCIVVSVLWAAFAQPDFGVILAQAGFSDLWLPVLCGVVWGLSTIAFSKSVLLIGMSLCFGINMGTSAAVGSVIPFFFSGKQPSAASVGFLLGGLAVTLAGIGVITKAGLMKEQAQKTANAKAGIGLAVLSGLCSGIMNVGFDKAAPLGAHATNPTAAAAVQWLPVLVGGMAASMVCCTVMIFRRKTWHTFRVKGAARRTGILFLTSVVWLAALALYGVSAKMIGSSGSSVCWLIFNALALIISNLWGLKTGEWQGCGKAKKVLFGGDLIILASWLLILNV, encoded by the coding sequence ATGGGTGCGGCGTATGCATTACTTTTGGTATCGGGAATCTGTCAGGGAAGTTTCGGATTGGGGTATAAAAAATATTCTCCGTTTTCCTGGGAAGCCTTCTGGTGGGTGTATTCCCTTTGCTGTATTGTGGTTTCGGTTCTGTGGGCGGCATTTGCACAGCCGGACTTTGGCGTCATTCTGGCGCAGGCAGGCTTTTCTGACCTTTGGCTGCCGGTTCTTTGCGGCGTGGTCTGGGGGCTTTCGACCATTGCGTTTTCCAAGTCGGTGCTGTTGATTGGGATGTCGTTGTGCTTCGGTATCAATATGGGTACCTCCGCTGCGGTCGGCTCGGTGATTCCGTTTTTCTTTTCCGGCAAACAGCCGTCTGCTGCTTCGGTCGGTTTTCTGCTGGGTGGTCTGGCGGTAACGCTGGCAGGCATCGGCGTTATTACCAAAGCCGGACTGATGAAAGAACAGGCGCAGAAAACCGCAAATGCCAAGGCGGGCATTGGTCTGGCGGTTCTTTCCGGCCTGTGCTCCGGCATTATGAATGTCGGGTTTGACAAAGCGGCGCCGCTCGGTGCGCACGCGACAAATCCGACAGCTGCGGCGGCGGTGCAGTGGCTGCCGGTGCTGGTGGGCGGTATGGCAGCTTCTATGGTGTGCTGCACGGTTATGATTTTTCGCCGGAAAACGTGGCATACGTTTCGGGTGAAGGGGGCGGCCCGCCGCACGGGGATTCTGTTCCTGACTTCTGTGGTTTGGCTGGCAGCACTGGCGCTGTACGGCGTTTCTGCGAAAATGATTGGCAGCTCCGGCAGCAGCGTCTGCTGGCTGATTTTCAATGCGCTTGCACTGATTATCAGCAACCTGTGGGGGTTAAAAACCGGCGAATGGCAGGGCTGCGGCAAAGCCAAAAAGGTTTTGTTCGGCGGTGACTTGATTATTTTGGCGTCCTGGCTGCTGATTTTAAATGTTTAA
- a CDS encoding putative manganese-dependent inorganic diphosphatase codes for MPHIDMQRKVNVIGHRHPDTDSVCSAIAYTYLKNQLGGNCEARRAGQLNRETEFVLQYFGAQPPRLCTDVRPQVKDIDIRRQPGVDGDMSLKAAWELMRSVEIDTLCVTSEQKELLGVITIKDIATANMDLLDTAVLAKARTPYRNVLSALNGKLLTGSDSGVIDKGRIYIGAASSDAMEAYVHAGDIVILSNRIESQLYAVECGAGCIIICGGVTVPQTILTRAQEKGCRVITTPYLLYDVAKLLSQAAPIRHYMKTEHILKFNLNTPVEEAQKVMASVRLRYFPILDEEGLYCGVISRRNLLNVHRKRVILVDHNEKTQAVDGLDEAEILEIIDHHRLNAVETVNPIYFRNVPMGCTCTIVYQMFLENQVEIPKRIAGLLLSAILSDTLMFRSPTCTPADEAAAAALSKTAQVDIPAYAQQMFEAGGDLTGKTPEEVFLSDFKIFSSGEVRFGVGQSIYMTEKSRAAAKKLIGPYLQRVSVQQGLPLIFYMFTDVPNEFTDLMFAGTDAGEIVASAFHVQPEGQTAVLPGVMSRKKQLIPPLMAAVQERIK; via the coding sequence ATGCCCCATATAGATATGCAGCGCAAGGTCAATGTCATTGGACACCGGCACCCGGATACCGACTCTGTCTGCTCGGCGATTGCCTACACATACCTGAAAAATCAGCTTGGCGGCAACTGCGAAGCGCGCCGCGCAGGGCAGCTGAACCGCGAAACGGAGTTTGTTCTGCAGTATTTCGGCGCGCAGCCGCCGCGGCTGTGCACCGATGTTCGCCCACAGGTTAAGGATATTGATATCCGCCGTCAGCCGGGTGTGGATGGCGATATGTCCCTAAAGGCGGCGTGGGAACTGATGCGCAGTGTGGAAATTGACACGCTCTGTGTAACCAGCGAGCAGAAGGAACTGCTCGGCGTGATTACCATTAAAGATATTGCAACAGCCAACATGGATTTGCTGGACACAGCGGTGCTGGCGAAAGCGCGCACACCTTATCGAAATGTGCTTTCCGCACTGAACGGCAAACTGCTGACCGGCAGTGACAGCGGTGTGATTGACAAGGGTCGGATTTACATCGGCGCGGCATCTTCAGATGCAATGGAAGCGTATGTGCACGCCGGCGACATTGTGATTCTGTCCAACCGCATTGAAAGCCAGCTTTACGCGGTGGAGTGCGGCGCCGGGTGCATTATCATCTGCGGCGGGGTTACCGTGCCGCAGACCATTTTGACACGGGCGCAGGAAAAGGGCTGCCGCGTCATTACGACACCGTATCTGCTGTATGACGTTGCAAAGCTGCTAAGCCAGGCGGCACCCATTCGGCATTATATGAAAACAGAGCATATCCTGAAGTTTAACCTGAACACACCCGTTGAGGAAGCGCAAAAGGTGATGGCAAGCGTGCGGCTGCGCTACTTTCCGATTCTGGATGAGGAGGGACTGTACTGCGGTGTCATCAGCCGCCGCAACCTGCTCAATGTGCACCGGAAGCGTGTCATTCTGGTGGATCACAACGAAAAGACGCAGGCGGTGGATGGGCTGGACGAAGCGGAGATTTTGGAGATTATCGACCACCATCGGCTCAACGCGGTGGAAACCGTGAATCCAATTTACTTTCGCAATGTGCCGATGGGCTGCACCTGCACCATTGTGTATCAGATGTTCTTGGAGAATCAGGTGGAAATCCCTAAGAGAATTGCCGGGCTGCTGCTTTCCGCGATTCTGTCCGATACGCTGATGTTCCGCAGCCCAACCTGCACGCCGGCAGATGAAGCGGCGGCTGCCGCGCTTTCCAAAACCGCGCAGGTGGACATTCCCGCCTATGCGCAGCAGATGTTTGAGGCGGGCGGCGACCTGACCGGCAAGACACCGGAGGAAGTTTTCCTTTCTGACTTTAAGATTTTCAGCAGTGGAGAGGTTCGTTTTGGCGTGGGACAGAGTATCTATATGACAGAAAAGTCCCGTGCTGCGGCAAAAAAGCTTATTGGCCCGTACCTGCAGAGAGTTTCCGTGCAGCAGGGGCTGCCGCTGATTTTCTATATGTTTACTGATGTGCCGAACGAATTTACCGACTTAATGTTTGCCGGAACGGACGCAGGTGAAATTGTTGCCAGCGCGTTTCACGTCCAGCCGGAGGGGCAGACGGCGGTGCTGCCCGGCGTGATGAGCCGCAAGAAGCAGTTGATTCCGCCGCTGATGGCCGCTGTGCAGGAGCGTATCAAGTGA
- a CDS encoding ATP-binding protein — MNQMRQAAEEMASLSIYRGILQRTVPKALYRLLWAKDRETFLRAWGDFFAALCERECSESFAEHLTGTALYDENGFSLAAAAGETNFAPSMMQAVQRDLQIILKLARMTPDDLLDNCGYENLPELPRWNCGKPISILEGAPNAYLARMTAYYRKNGCGMYARYRAFIWREKKILPVAHPDPQKMADLKGYDVQRGLVENNTVAFLHDLPANNCLLYGDRGTGKSSTVKALLNEYDAQGLRVIEMPKEYLMDFPYLVDQIASIPMHFIIFIDDLSFSQQDGTYAALKSVLQGGLAAKPANALIYATSNRRHLLRESFSDREGDDVHRNDTVQESLSLSDRFGLAVNFMNPDKAHFLDIIAQLAHQRQLDAYLPQLEIGAERWATVHGGRSPRVAQQYIRDAQAKVRLGQSLDEV; from the coding sequence ATGAATCAAATGCGGCAGGCAGCGGAAGAAATGGCGTCCCTTTCGATTTACAGGGGCATTTTGCAGCGTACGGTGCCAAAGGCACTGTACCGGCTGCTGTGGGCGAAAGACCGGGAAACTTTTTTGCGTGCGTGGGGCGACTTTTTCGCCGCCCTCTGCGAGCGCGAATGCAGCGAGAGTTTCGCGGAACATCTGACCGGTACGGCACTATATGACGAAAACGGCTTTTCGCTGGCCGCTGCGGCAGGCGAAACGAACTTTGCGCCCTCCATGATGCAGGCGGTGCAGCGCGACCTGCAGATTATTCTGAAACTGGCGCGCATGACGCCGGATGACCTGCTCGACAACTGTGGCTATGAAAACTTGCCGGAGCTGCCCCGCTGGAACTGCGGAAAGCCAATTTCAATATTGGAAGGCGCCCCCAACGCGTATTTGGCGCGTATGACCGCATACTATCGGAAAAACGGCTGCGGAATGTATGCCCGGTACCGTGCGTTTATCTGGCGCGAAAAGAAAATTCTGCCGGTGGCGCACCCAGACCCGCAGAAAATGGCGGATCTGAAAGGATACGACGTGCAGCGTGGTCTGGTGGAAAACAATACGGTGGCGTTTCTGCATGACTTGCCTGCCAACAACTGTCTGCTGTACGGCGACCGTGGTACAGGAAAGTCCTCTACGGTGAAGGCACTTCTCAACGAATACGATGCGCAGGGGCTGCGCGTGATTGAAATGCCCAAGGAGTATCTGATGGACTTTCCGTATTTGGTAGACCAGATTGCCTCCATTCCGATGCATTTCATTATTTTCATCGATGACCTTTCGTTTTCGCAGCAGGACGGCACGTATGCGGCGCTGAAGTCGGTGTTACAGGGCGGCTTGGCGGCAAAGCCTGCCAATGCCTTGATTTACGCGACATCCAACCGCCGCCACTTGCTGCGGGAGAGCTTTTCAGACCGTGAGGGCGATGATGTGCACCGCAACGATACAGTGCAGGAGTCGCTTTCGCTTTCAGATCGCTTTGGTCTGGCGGTGAATTTTATGAATCCGGACAAGGCGCATTTTCTGGATATTATTGCACAGCTGGCACATCAGCGCCAACTGGATGCGTACCTGCCGCAGCTGGAAATCGGCGCGGAGCGTTGGGCAACCGTGCACGGCGGCCGTTCCCCACGCGTGGCGCAGCAGTATATCCGTGATGCGCAGGCTAAGGTTCGTCTGGGGCAGTCCTTGGACGAGGTGTGA
- a CDS encoding peptidoglycan-binding protein, with amino-acid sequence MLKKLTAALLCAVLTVLSFSGCGLGTGDSVTSTANPEDWPAQVNGVKISGQPAGVAVVSPNLADVVLSLGYEAQLKGKSKACTQSALSTLADVTLDDAQQIKSQGASLVLTDQKPTEVQQQALDSAGVQAVTIPAAASRADLATLYTAVGTALRGKVTGADHGKKAAQSALLTMDEITRLVPKSKTVTTGVYLYDAQGGAATGDTFAGTLLPAAGITNVAESSTGGKIELSALKTADPKLIFCAKGVKDTLLKSADYQDLSAVKSQKIYEMDPLLMKTQGEGMLNAVTFMAGTAYPQLLKTTSAASESSSTSSAVIPNSTIPAGTTLKKNDQNDYVKAMQDRLKELGYLFVNATGLYGDGTVQCVKDFQLYNGLDTTGVADSKTLTKIFSKDAVPRQDSSAITDNPNGDE; translated from the coding sequence ATGCTGAAAAAACTGACGGCTGCACTTTTGTGCGCCGTTCTCACGGTGCTGTCTTTTTCGGGGTGCGGCTTAGGAACCGGTGATTCCGTCACCAGTACCGCAAATCCGGAAGACTGGCCCGCGCAGGTGAATGGCGTGAAAATCAGCGGGCAGCCTGCCGGCGTGGCGGTTGTTTCCCCGAATCTTGCAGACGTGGTGCTTTCGCTGGGTTATGAGGCACAGCTAAAAGGCAAAAGCAAAGCCTGCACACAAAGCGCGCTTTCCACACTGGCGGATGTCACGCTGGACGACGCACAGCAAATCAAGAGCCAAGGCGCGTCGCTGGTGCTGACAGACCAGAAACCAACGGAAGTCCAGCAGCAGGCACTGGACAGCGCCGGTGTGCAGGCAGTCACCATTCCCGCCGCTGCCAGCCGGGCAGATTTGGCGACACTTTACACCGCGGTGGGCACTGCACTGAGAGGGAAAGTGACCGGTGCGGACCACGGCAAAAAGGCAGCGCAAAGCGCGCTGCTGACCATGGACGAAATCACGCGGTTGGTTCCCAAATCCAAGACGGTGACAACGGGTGTTTATCTGTATGATGCGCAGGGGGGCGCCGCGACCGGCGACACCTTTGCCGGAACACTGCTGCCCGCTGCGGGCATCACCAATGTGGCGGAAAGCAGCACCGGAGGAAAAATCGAACTGTCCGCACTGAAAACAGCAGACCCCAAGCTGATCTTCTGTGCCAAGGGTGTCAAAGACACCCTGCTGAAGTCGGCGGACTATCAAGACCTCTCGGCAGTCAAAAGTCAGAAGATTTATGAGATGGACCCGCTTCTGATGAAAACGCAGGGGGAGGGGATGCTCAACGCCGTGACATTCATGGCCGGCACCGCCTACCCGCAGCTGCTGAAGACAACCTCTGCGGCTTCCGAAAGTTCCTCCACAAGCAGTGCGGTGATTCCGAACAGCACAATTCCAGCAGGAACTACGCTGAAAAAAAATGACCAGAATGATTACGTGAAAGCCATGCAGGACCGCCTGAAAGAACTGGGCTATCTGTTTGTCAACGCAACTGGTCTGTACGGGGATGGTACGGTGCAGTGCGTGAAGGATTTCCAACTGTATAACGGATTGGATACCACCGGTGTGGCAGACTCCAAAACTTTAACAAAGATTTTCTCGAAGGATGCAGTCCCGCGCCAAGACAGCAGCGCGATTACGGACAATCCGAACGGAGACGAATAG
- a CDS encoding DegV family protein has protein sequence MDRSYQIITDATCDLPADLVEKFHLAVIPMPFMMDGKEYHNYPDNHEFPAPDFFNALRSGKWVTTSQITEAEFEEMFRPYLEAGQDILYIGFSSGLSGTWARACEAMEALRTQYPQRCIEGVDSLTATLGEGLLVYLACCKQQEESYTLHELKAWLELYRFCISGWFMVDDLNHLKRGGRVGSAAALVGTMLGIKPILQIDREGHLVVREKVRGRKQAMSNLLDKMESRLTQDTTLQTVFIVHGDCPADAKYLEKEVKSRCRPQKIFINQLGPVIGAHTGANALSIFYVAKNRE, from the coding sequence ATGGACCGATCATATCAAATCATCACCGACGCAACCTGCGACCTGCCTGCCGATTTGGTGGAAAAATTTCATTTGGCTGTCATCCCCATGCCTTTCATGATGGATGGAAAAGAATATCACAATTATCCGGACAACCACGAATTCCCCGCGCCGGATTTTTTTAACGCGCTGCGCAGCGGAAAGTGGGTCACCACCTCCCAGATTACAGAAGCGGAGTTTGAAGAAATGTTCCGCCCTTATCTGGAAGCGGGGCAGGATATCCTTTACATCGGTTTTTCCAGCGGACTTTCCGGCACTTGGGCCCGTGCCTGCGAGGCCATGGAAGCACTGCGCACGCAGTACCCGCAGCGCTGTATCGAGGGGGTAGACAGTCTGACCGCCACACTGGGCGAGGGACTTCTGGTGTATCTGGCCTGCTGCAAGCAGCAGGAGGAAAGCTACACGCTGCACGAGCTCAAAGCATGGCTGGAGTTGTACCGCTTCTGCATTTCCGGCTGGTTCATGGTCGATGACCTGAACCACCTCAAACGCGGTGGGCGTGTCGGCAGCGCAGCCGCGCTGGTTGGAACCATGCTCGGCATCAAGCCGATTCTACAGATTGACCGTGAGGGGCATCTGGTCGTACGCGAAAAAGTGCGCGGACGTAAACAGGCCATGAGCAATCTCTTAGACAAAATGGAAAGCCGTCTGACACAGGACACCACTCTGCAGACTGTTTTTATTGTACACGGTGACTGCCCGGCAGACGCAAAATACTTGGAAAAAGAAGTGAAGTCCCGCTGCAGACCACAGAAAATTTTTATTAATCAGTTGGGTCCTGTCATTGGGGCACACACAGGGGCAAATGCCCTGTCAATTTTCTACGTTGCAAAGAATCGGGAATGA
- a CDS encoding DUF1292 domain-containing protein: protein MSDEFGTDLLTLVDEEGKEHEFEVLDVIDNDKGTFYALLPTFDDAQEKIEDEGTYFIFQSIDENGEQELAEVEDESLLDALAAQFEAHFEELYTDEGEAFGE from the coding sequence ATGAGCGACGAATTTGGAACGGATTTGCTCACTCTGGTGGACGAGGAAGGCAAAGAGCATGAGTTTGAGGTTCTCGATGTGATTGACAACGACAAGGGAACCTTCTACGCGCTGCTGCCGACTTTTGACGATGCACAAGAAAAAATCGAAGACGAAGGCACCTATTTCATCTTCCAGAGTATCGATGAAAACGGCGAGCAGGAGCTGGCAGAGGTCGAGGACGAAAGCCTTCTGGATGCACTGGCTGCGCAGTTTGAAGCACACTTTGAAGAACTTTATACGGACGAGGGCGAAGCGTTCGGCGAATAA
- a CDS encoding NAD(P)-dependent malic enzyme, whose product MDVKEEAMKMHAEWAGKLEVKSRVKIRDSHDLSIAYTPGVAQPCLAIQKDPSLSYKLTRRWNTVAVITDGTAILGLGDIGPEAGMPVMEGKCVLFKEFANIDAVPLCLKTKDVDELVRTIYLLSGSFGGINLEDISAPRCFEVERRLKELCDIPVFHDDQHGTAIIVGAALMNALKVVGKKMGSVRCVINGAGSAGIAIAKHVMRLGVRNVILCDRFGIICEGMAGLNPAHEQMSRLTNPEHRQGSLADALSGADVFIGVSAPGVLKPEMIQSMAESPIVFPMANPVPEIMPEEALKAGAAVVGTGRSDFPNQINNVLAFPGIFRGALDVRASDINDEMKTAASYAIAGIITDKELAADCILPKAFDSRIVPAVAKAVAEAAVRSGAAAPQA is encoded by the coding sequence ATGGACGTGAAAGAAGAAGCCATGAAAATGCACGCGGAGTGGGCGGGAAAACTGGAAGTCAAGTCTCGCGTGAAAATCCGCGACAGCCACGACCTTTCTATCGCCTATACTCCCGGCGTGGCGCAGCCGTGCCTTGCAATTCAGAAAGACCCCTCTTTAAGTTACAAACTGACACGCCGGTGGAACACCGTTGCCGTGATTACAGACGGTACAGCCATCCTTGGTTTGGGGGACATTGGCCCGGAGGCCGGTATGCCGGTTATGGAAGGCAAGTGTGTGCTGTTTAAGGAATTTGCGAATATTGACGCCGTGCCGCTTTGCTTAAAAACAAAGGATGTGGATGAACTGGTGCGCACGATTTACCTGCTTTCCGGTTCGTTCGGCGGTATTAACCTGGAGGACATTTCCGCGCCGCGCTGCTTCGAAGTGGAACGCCGCTTAAAGGAACTGTGCGACATTCCCGTGTTTCACGATGACCAGCACGGAACCGCGATTATCGTTGGCGCAGCGCTGATGAATGCGCTGAAAGTGGTCGGTAAAAAAATGGGAAGCGTCCGCTGCGTGATTAACGGTGCGGGCAGCGCGGGCATCGCCATTGCGAAGCATGTAATGCGCCTCGGTGTGCGTAATGTGATTCTGTGCGACCGCTTTGGTATCATTTGCGAGGGGATGGCAGGGCTGAATCCCGCGCATGAGCAAATGAGCCGCCTTACCAATCCGGAGCACCGGCAGGGCAGCCTTGCGGATGCGCTTTCCGGCGCGGATGTGTTTATCGGCGTTTCCGCACCCGGTGTGCTGAAGCCCGAAATGATTCAGAGCATGGCAGAGTCACCGATTGTGTTTCCCATGGCGAATCCGGTGCCGGAAATCATGCCGGAGGAAGCCCTCAAAGCAGGTGCTGCCGTGGTGGGAACGGGCCGTTCTGACTTCCCAAATCAGATCAACAACGTACTGGCATTTCCGGGCATCTTCCGCGGCGCGCTGGATGTGCGTGCTTCCGACATCAATGACGAGATGAAAACAGCGGCTTCGTATGCGATTGCCGGTATTATTACAGACAAAGAGCTTGCGGCGGACTGTATCCTGCCAAAAGCATTTGACAGCCGGATTGTGCCCGCTGTGGCAAAGGCAGTGGCAGAGGCAGCCGTCAGAAGCGGCGCCGCAGCGCCCCAAGCATAA
- a CDS encoding YdcF family protein, whose amino-acid sequence MDHKELEAAKPSGGNPLLVPGLLAVTVFSVLAIVRMFQLQKIWNAGKPDTDLLLPLFLLLMAAGLVLALWKSLKNAARHTPALGWVLRIPLVLLFAFTLYSAIRQYNIMNLGSWLFCGAAVLGIVGCLLWPLLRKHRVPRMLSTVFAVLYLLAGFVCLFLGLNMYLGTQGPSAPAGTPALVLGSQVNGTTPSADLQVRINTAAAWLKKNPSSKVVACGGKGKGESITEAECIRRGLTAKGIAANRILLDDKSVNTDENIKNAKKLLGSAKSVAIVTDDYHTCRARLLAEAVGLQAYPVPSKTPDSCRTVSVMREFLALPVQMLNLHS is encoded by the coding sequence ATGGACCACAAGGAACTTGAAGCAGCAAAACCAAGCGGCGGCAATCCACTGCTGGTGCCGGGGCTGCTGGCAGTGACGGTTTTTTCCGTCCTTGCTATTGTACGGATGTTTCAGCTGCAGAAAATCTGGAATGCAGGCAAGCCGGACACCGACCTGCTTTTGCCGCTGTTTCTGCTGCTGATGGCGGCAGGACTGGTGCTTGCCCTGTGGAAATCGCTGAAAAACGCAGCCCGGCACACACCCGCGCTCGGTTGGGTGCTGCGCATTCCGCTGGTTCTGCTGTTTGCTTTCACGTTGTATTCGGCGATTCGCCAATACAACATTATGAATCTTGGCAGCTGGCTGTTCTGTGGGGCGGCTGTGCTGGGCATTGTGGGCTGCCTGCTGTGGCCTCTGCTGCGCAAGCACCGTGTGCCGCGTATGCTTTCCACAGTTTTCGCTGTTTTGTATCTGCTTGCGGGGTTCGTCTGCCTGTTTCTGGGTCTAAATATGTATTTGGGAACACAGGGGCCGTCCGCGCCTGCCGGCACGCCGGCGCTAGTGCTCGGCTCGCAAGTAAACGGAACCACGCCAAGCGCAGACCTGCAGGTGCGTATCAACACCGCTGCCGCGTGGCTGAAAAAGAACCCGAGTTCCAAAGTTGTCGCCTGCGGCGGCAAAGGAAAGGGCGAATCCATTACGGAAGCGGAATGCATCCGCCGCGGTCTGACCGCAAAAGGAATCGCCGCCAACCGCATCCTGCTTGACGACAAATCCGTCAACACAGATGAAAACATCAAAAATGCCAAAAAGCTGCTGGGAAGCGCAAAGTCTGTTGCAATTGTGACAGACGACTACCACACCTGCCGCGCACGTCTGCTGGCTGAAGCTGTCGGTCTGCAGGCGTATCCGGTACCTTCCAAAACGCCGGACAGCTGCCGCACCGTCAGCGTCATGCGCGAATTTCTCGCCCTGCCGGTACAGATGTTGAACCTTCATTCTTAA
- the serC gene encoding 3-phosphoserine/phosphohydroxythreonine transaminase, with protein sequence MKRVYNFSAGPSMLPEEVLRKAADEILDYQGCGQSVMEMSHRSSTFQGIIDRAESLLREVMGIPNNYEVLFLQGGASSQFAMVPLNLMTGSHKADYVLTGQWATKSWKEASRYGETKVIASSKDKTFTYIPKLDPKTFTPDADYFYICMNNTIYGTVYHTLPETGSVPLVADISSCICSEPLDVSKFGLLFAGAQKNLAPAGLTIVIVREDLVGHAQELTPTMFNYKTHVDGGSMFNTPPCWTIYMCMLVLEWIRDTVGGLEEMQKRNRKKAKLLYDFLDSSKLFRGTVVPEDRSLMNVPFVTDSEELNTKFVKESVQAGLVNLKGHRTVGGMRASIYNAMPYEGVEKLVSFMEQFEKVNG encoded by the coding sequence ATGAAACGTGTGTACAACTTTTCTGCCGGTCCTTCCATGCTGCCTGAGGAAGTACTCCGCAAGGCCGCGGATGAAATCCTGGATTATCAGGGCTGCGGCCAGTCAGTCATGGAGATGTCCCATCGATCTAGTACGTTTCAGGGCATCATTGATCGTGCGGAGTCCCTCCTGCGTGAAGTAATGGGTATTCCGAACAATTACGAAGTCCTGTTTCTGCAGGGGGGCGCTTCCAGCCAGTTCGCCATGGTGCCGCTTAACCTGATGACCGGCTCGCACAAAGCCGACTATGTGCTGACCGGCCAGTGGGCAACCAAAAGCTGGAAGGAAGCCTCCCGCTACGGCGAAACCAAGGTCATTGCCAGCAGCAAGGATAAAACGTTTACATATATCCCGAAGCTGGACCCCAAGACCTTTACGCCGGATGCGGATTATTTTTATATCTGTATGAACAACACCATTTACGGAACCGTGTACCACACACTGCCCGAAACCGGCAGCGTGCCGTTGGTCGCGGACATTTCCTCCTGCATCTGCAGCGAGCCGCTGGATGTCAGCAAGTTTGGCTTGCTGTTTGCGGGTGCGCAGAAAAACCTTGCGCCCGCCGGACTGACCATCGTGATTGTGCGCGAAGACCTTGTCGGTCATGCACAGGAACTGACGCCCACCATGTTCAACTACAAAACCCATGTGGACGGCGGCAGTATGTTTAACACCCCGCCCTGCTGGACTATTTATATGTGTATGCTGGTACTGGAGTGGATTCGCGACACGGTCGGCGGTCTTGAGGAAATGCAGAAGCGCAATCGGAAAAAAGCAAAGCTGCTGTACGATTTTCTGGATAGCAGCAAGCTGTTCCGCGGCACCGTGGTGCCGGAGGACCGTTCGTTGATGAATGTTCCGTTTGTCACCGACAGCGAGGAACTGAACACGAAGTTTGTCAAAGAGTCGGTGCAGGCCGGTCTGGTCAACCTCAAAGGGCACCGCACGGTCGGCGGTATGCGCGCTTCCATTTATAACGCAATGCCGTACGAGGGCGTGGAAAAACTGGTTTCGTTCATGGAGCAATTTGAAAAAGTGAATGGCTGA